A window from uncultured Desulfobacter sp. encodes these proteins:
- a CDS encoding transporter substrate-binding domain-containing protein produces the protein MKKQVIFGFILLCLTVFPAHAQDLVIAVDNANPPFMYNDGGNAAGLYPEMLTAIFSKMNVPVTVSAYPWKRVLKMGKDGDAGIGGIYKNPDRLKIFDYSDPIFSERLVLFINKDKAFEYSGVKGLSGKKVGILLGWSYGTDFDEAKAQKAFTAEEGKSDEANFKKLTQGWLDGVVAIELAGQKLIAQKGLQDKIVMAETPVAINDTYLVFAKSLDKTSLLTQFNTMLAGMKADGSYDGIIKGVISN, from the coding sequence ATGAAAAAACAAGTGATTTTTGGTTTCATCCTTTTATGTCTGACCGTGTTTCCCGCCCATGCCCAGGACCTTGTGATCGCGGTAGATAATGCCAATCCGCCTTTTATGTATAATGACGGCGGGAATGCTGCCGGCCTGTACCCTGAAATGCTGACAGCCATTTTCTCCAAGATGAATGTGCCGGTCACGGTGTCGGCCTATCCCTGGAAGCGGGTCCTGAAAATGGGAAAGGATGGTGATGCCGGCATAGGGGGGATTTACAAAAATCCGGATCGTCTTAAAATATTTGACTATTCCGACCCGATATTTTCAGAGAGACTGGTTCTGTTTATCAACAAGGACAAGGCGTTTGAGTATTCCGGAGTAAAAGGTTTGTCCGGAAAAAAGGTGGGAATTCTGCTTGGGTGGAGCTATGGGACAGATTTTGACGAAGCCAAGGCCCAAAAGGCATTTACCGCCGAAGAAGGGAAGTCTGACGAGGCCAACTTCAAAAAGCTGACCCAGGGCTGGCTGGACGGTGTGGTGGCCATTGAATTAGCCGGGCAAAAACTGATCGCCCAAAAAGGCCTCCAGGACAAAATAGTCATGGCCGAGACCCCGGTGGCCATCAACGACACCTACCTGGTATTCGCCAAAAGCCTGGATAAAACATCACTTCTGACGCAATTCAACACGATGTTGGCCGGGATGAAAGCCGACGGTTCCTACGACGGCATTATCAAAGGAGTAATCTCAAATTAA
- a CDS encoding glyceraldehyde 3-phosphate dehydrogenase NAD-binding domain-containing protein, with protein MSTDAPKILGINGLGRIGKLTLWHHAGRKFFDEIIINVGREVGTGLDDLIHYIERDSTYGRLEAFLHGFRGEPVITDVDPASGTFMVNGVKVKILSTDRNPKDIAWAEHNVELVVDTTGQFLDPNLESNAAKGSLRGHLEAGARKVIASAPFKLKQGATIPDDAVTTVMGINDKDYDPVRHCLISNASCTTTCLSHMVKPLLDAFGLDRVLSASMATVHAATGSQEVLDRLPKTGKTDLRKNRSIMNNIILTTTGAAKALQQVIPEMASIGFIAESVRIPTATGSLIVLVINLQEELDKPPVRRDLINQIYQDRAKKQSDGYLIYTDKQNVSSDIIGTPRAAAVIEGHETHTRTASISINLSHMQGIDKEILESIKDRVGSIQVTQAVIYGWYDNEMASYVNMLGDRTVTVAESME; from the coding sequence ATGAGCACAGACGCACCAAAGATCCTGGGCATTAACGGACTTGGAAGAATTGGAAAGCTGACGTTATGGCACCATGCCGGCAGAAAATTTTTTGATGAAATCATCATCAATGTGGGAAGAGAAGTCGGTACCGGCTTGGATGACCTCATCCACTATATTGAACGGGATTCCACATACGGTCGCCTGGAAGCATTTTTACACGGCTTCAGGGGAGAGCCTGTGATCACGGATGTTGATCCGGCATCCGGTACCTTTATGGTGAATGGGGTGAAAGTAAAAATTCTTTCCACAGACCGCAATCCAAAAGATATCGCATGGGCGGAACATAATGTGGAGCTGGTGGTGGATACCACAGGCCAGTTTCTTGATCCGAATCTCGAATCAAACGCCGCCAAGGGATCTTTGCGGGGACACCTGGAGGCAGGTGCCAGAAAGGTTATTGCCTCGGCGCCCTTTAAACTGAAACAAGGCGCCACCATCCCCGATGATGCCGTCACCACGGTCATGGGCATCAATGACAAAGACTATGATCCCGTCCGCCACTGCCTGATTTCCAATGCCTCCTGCACCACCACCTGTCTTTCCCATATGGTCAAGCCGCTGCTGGACGCATTCGGTCTGGATCGGGTGCTCTCCGCATCCATGGCCACGGTTCATGCGGCCACAGGCTCACAGGAAGTTCTGGATCGGCTGCCCAAAACCGGAAAAACCGACCTGAGAAAAAACCGGTCCATCATGAATAACATCATCTTGACCACCACAGGTGCGGCCAAGGCCTTGCAGCAGGTAATCCCGGAAATGGCCAGCATCGGTTTTATTGCAGAATCCGTGCGTATCCCCACGGCCACAGGTTCTTTGATCGTTCTGGTCATCAACCTGCAGGAAGAGCTGGACAAGCCGCCGGTCAGACGGGACCTGATCAACCAGATCTATCAGGACAGGGCCAAAAAACAGTCAGACGGTTATCTGATCTATACGGACAAACAAAATGTCTCCTCGGACATCATTGGAACGCCCAGGGCGGCGGCCGTCATCGAAGGCCATGAAACCCACACCCGTACGGCATCCATCTCCATTAACCTTTCCCACATGCAGGGCATTGACAAGGAAATTCTGGAGAGCATCAAAGATCGTGTGGGCTCCATCCAGGTCACCCAGGCCGTCATTTACGGATGGTACGACAATGAAATGGCATCCTATGTAAACATGCTGGGGGACAGGACCGTCACCGTTGCCGAGTCCATGGAATAG
- a CDS encoding PEP/pyruvate-binding domain-containing protein — MKSKALEVNLSDTRADVTIDDRYLLLLDFFKGYVGIVNRLETFLKELSHPYRNWAFIVNESRHFSLHYFHLYTSEPDGRKVLELLCDILNSAFESASDSEIKSNAADNLMQILHYIAKSGPQGLKAYTGTLIHEVERILALGEEDFFFFVCSYYQPDALVNLMTQKDTLPDDAGLRSALNKFLTRFFEVSLAFWLRQGDPVAWMKSNIDEWRGGPDMLTLLAPVSRERIQEQQQTLARIKTMPCDSMEALSALVKLTGHRDHIKRFREIPRQIFSFAPEKVYGKYVKLTFLFYIIHAPGLSIIHREALGDIHRTLITLIGERGDYKKDMVIVDQTFALLKEHKGRYPETVLECIHKIGDAVYNTDEVELINHFIDRSVDHGFQFPDIAGTGEDWQIKCNVAHVKNIRVFLTLVARHPKKSKRLLSALITSLAVGGVFIRDTDLFPRDVTKFLNADIAPVYNLVKQLARLLPTFFNEIGAEGELRDISTRLDESVFRRDQLIHFLRKQCHVESSSRIVEFIREVMMFWKTLDKTPLKPYLPPSIYNDIQTSGKYIDGPHAVFRTLTQAKLETPADFLAASNADIEAVIDRTEDAADLDRERVKLIIRFHGLLNEKYGIDNLDLENYVKTHMSQGLPDLRDILHALEETEPESRIGGLLSYMAELKNIILSKEKFAVNESIYHKRHIAVDIPSMYGSYSEAKFDALGMTLRLENLINVLFEDLIDSIDLRLITKPTFVKIFSVLTLFRQALALDGIISNKLDTQLGFLKYAINITTCSFTQYLDIFKGFTRAVADAVNDHFNNLHSLNLSNLENRIGLENILEKYLPDGFDPKADMANTPAAVKMAKKLDQRVADIFFRDRIATSLGLQQLDVFLNRILNTLFRQSERLTQDELSALLNYDPKAAVCPIDAGELFSNNIIYLGNKGLNLIELKRLGIKVPDGFIITTEVFKCLDLIDNYIPASVNFQQLVARMLAQLEQAEGKKFGDPENPLLLSIRSGSSISQPGMLDSFLNVGINEQIAEKIAEKSGNPWFAWDSYRRFIQAYGMVFGIQRDRFDAIIKTHKERAGIRFKRYFTGEQMHKVALEYKQLLLDQGIELLESPMDQLFLSIKKVFSSWNSKRAKNYRKIMGISDDWGTAATVQAMVFGNRSRESGSGVVFTHSPKLPGDAIRLWGDFTIGNQGEDVVSGLVKTLPISELQREMEGRGVKISLEERFPRVYEKLKTIVLQLIYEEGWNPQEMEFTFQGQEVEDVFILQARDLSLRDRKKVKRFDATPDKLEKVQLGQGIGVSGGAMSGRIVFSLEEIDGFRRLDPDTSLILLRNDTVPDDILEIDAADGILTARGGLTSHAAVVAYNLDKTCVVGCKNLICNEEAGFCELNDVKLNTGDFISLDGHKGIVYQGQMKISNHLTSI; from the coding sequence GTGAAATCAAAAGCCCTTGAAGTCAACCTTTCCGATACCCGGGCAGATGTCACCATTGATGATCGGTATCTTCTGCTGCTTGACTTTTTCAAAGGATATGTCGGTATTGTCAACCGCCTGGAAACATTTTTAAAGGAGTTATCCCATCCCTACCGGAACTGGGCCTTTATTGTCAATGAATCCAGGCATTTTTCCCTTCACTATTTTCATTTATATACCAGTGAGCCCGACGGCCGGAAGGTCCTTGAGCTGCTCTGTGATATTCTAAACTCGGCATTTGAATCCGCATCTGATTCCGAAATCAAATCCAATGCGGCGGACAACCTCATGCAGATCCTGCACTATATAGCCAAATCAGGCCCCCAGGGCCTGAAGGCTTACACAGGGACACTGATCCATGAAGTCGAACGTATTTTAGCTCTGGGGGAAGAAGATTTCTTCTTTTTTGTCTGCTCCTATTACCAGCCCGACGCCTTGGTCAATCTGATGACCCAAAAGGATACCCTCCCGGACGATGCCGGTTTACGATCTGCCTTAAATAAATTTTTAACGCGCTTTTTTGAAGTCTCGCTTGCATTCTGGCTCCGCCAGGGCGACCCTGTGGCCTGGATGAAAAGCAATATAGATGAATGGCGGGGCGGACCGGATATGCTCACGCTTTTAGCACCGGTATCCCGGGAACGGATTCAGGAACAGCAACAGACCCTGGCCCGGATAAAAACCATGCCTTGCGACAGCATGGAAGCCCTATCCGCCCTGGTGAAACTGACCGGCCACAGGGACCACATCAAACGGTTCAGGGAAATTCCCCGGCAGATTTTTTCTTTTGCACCGGAGAAAGTGTATGGGAAATATGTTAAGCTGACCTTTCTATTTTATATTATTCATGCGCCGGGTCTTTCCATCATACACAGGGAAGCCCTGGGCGATATCCACCGCACCCTGATCACCCTGATCGGAGAACGCGGAGACTACAAAAAGGACATGGTCATTGTTGACCAGACCTTTGCCCTGCTCAAAGAGCACAAAGGACGGTATCCGGAAACCGTACTGGAATGCATCCATAAAATTGGGGATGCCGTATACAATACCGACGAAGTCGAGCTGATCAACCACTTCATTGACCGCTCCGTGGACCATGGATTTCAGTTCCCGGATATCGCCGGCACCGGAGAAGACTGGCAGATCAAATGCAATGTGGCCCATGTGAAAAATATCCGGGTATTTCTCACCCTGGTGGCCCGGCACCCGAAAAAATCCAAACGCCTGCTGTCGGCACTGATCACCTCCCTGGCCGTGGGCGGGGTCTTTATCCGGGATACGGACCTGTTTCCCCGGGACGTTACCAAATTTCTCAACGCAGACATTGCCCCGGTGTACAACCTGGTCAAACAGCTGGCCCGACTCCTGCCCACCTTTTTCAATGAGATCGGCGCAGAAGGAGAGCTCCGGGATATTTCCACCCGCCTGGATGAATCGGTGTTTCGCAGGGATCAGCTGATCCATTTTTTGCGCAAACAATGCCATGTGGAAAGCTCATCGAGAATCGTGGAATTTATCCGGGAAGTGATGATGTTCTGGAAAACCCTGGATAAAACCCCGCTTAAGCCTTACCTGCCACCGTCCATCTATAATGATATCCAGACCAGCGGAAAATACATTGACGGCCCCCATGCCGTTTTCCGCACCCTGACCCAGGCGAAGCTGGAAACACCGGCGGATTTCCTTGCCGCCTCAAATGCGGACATTGAGGCCGTCATTGATAGGACAGAAGACGCAGCAGACCTGGACCGGGAACGGGTTAAACTGATTATCCGCTTCCACGGCCTGCTCAATGAAAAATACGGCATTGACAATCTGGATCTTGAAAACTATGTCAAAACCCATATGTCCCAGGGACTGCCCGACCTCAGGGATATCCTCCATGCCCTGGAGGAAACAGAGCCCGAAAGCCGGATCGGCGGACTGTTATCCTATATGGCGGAATTGAAAAACATTATTTTGTCCAAGGAAAAGTTTGCCGTAAACGAATCCATCTACCACAAACGCCACATTGCCGTTGATATCCCGTCCATGTACGGGTCATACAGTGAGGCCAAATTTGATGCACTGGGCATGACCCTGCGACTTGAAAATCTGATCAATGTGCTGTTTGAGGACCTGATAGACAGTATTGACCTGCGCTTGATCACCAAACCCACCTTTGTGAAGATCTTTTCGGTCCTGACACTGTTCCGGCAGGCCCTGGCCCTGGACGGCATTATATCCAACAAGCTGGATACCCAGCTCGGATTTTTAAAATACGCCATCAATATCACCACCTGCTCGTTTACCCAGTACCTGGATATTTTCAAAGGCTTTACCCGGGCGGTTGCCGATGCGGTCAACGACCATTTCAACAACCTGCACTCCCTGAATCTGAGCAACCTGGAGAACCGTATCGGTCTGGAAAACATACTTGAAAAATATTTGCCGGACGGGTTTGATCCAAAGGCCGATATGGCCAACACACCGGCAGCCGTTAAAATGGCAAAAAAACTGGACCAGCGGGTGGCGGACATTTTTTTCCGGGACCGGATTGCCACATCCCTTGGGCTCCAGCAGCTTGATGTCTTTTTAAACCGGATTTTAAATACCCTGTTCCGCCAGTCCGAACGGCTGACCCAGGATGAATTGTCAGCGCTTCTCAACTACGACCCCAAGGCTGCGGTCTGCCCCATTGATGCCGGAGAGCTGTTCAGCAACAACATCATTTACCTGGGCAACAAGGGGCTGAATCTCATAGAACTCAAGCGGCTGGGCATTAAGGTGCCCGACGGATTCATCATCACAACCGAAGTATTTAAATGCCTGGATCTCATCGACAATTACATCCCGGCATCGGTCAATTTCCAGCAACTGGTGGCCCGTATGCTTGCCCAGCTTGAACAGGCCGAAGGCAAAAAGTTCGGCGACCCGGAAAATCCGCTGCTGCTGTCCATTCGCTCGGGATCATCCATTTCACAACCGGGAATGCTGGATTCCTTTTTAAACGTGGGCATCAATGAACAGATTGCCGAAAAAATAGCCGAAAAGTCGGGGAATCCCTGGTTTGCATGGGATTCATACCGCCGGTTTATCCAGGCCTACGGCATGGTGTTCGGCATCCAGAGAGACCGGTTTGATGCCATCATCAAAACCCACAAGGAAAGAGCGGGCATCCGCTTTAAGCGATACTTTACAGGCGAACAGATGCACAAAGTGGCCCTGGAATACAAGCAGCTGTTGCTGGACCAGGGCATCGAACTGCTGGAGTCCCCCATGGATCAGTTGTTTTTATCCATTAAAAAAGTATTTTCATCCTGGAACTCCAAGCGGGCTAAAAATTACCGGAAAATCATGGGGATTTCAGACGACTGGGGCACGGCGGCCACGGTGCAGGCCATGGTATTCGGCAACCGCTCCCGGGAGTCGGGGTCGGGTGTGGTATTCACCCACAGCCCCAAACTACCCGGGGACGCCATCCGGCTGTGGGGGGATTTTACCATTGGCAACCAGGGGGAAGATGTGGTATCCGGTTTAGTCAAAACGCTGCCCATATCCGAACTTCAAAGGGAGATGGAAGGCAGAGGCGTAAAAATCAGCCTGGAGGAGCGGTTTCCCCGGGTGTATGAAAAATTGAAAACCATTGTCCTGCAATTGATTTACGAGGAAGGGTGGAACCCCCAGGAAATGGAGTTTACCTTCCAGGGACAGGAGGTTGAAGACGTATTTATTCTCCAGGCAAGAGACCTCTCTTTACGGGATAGGAAAAAAGTTAAACGGTTTGATGCGACACCGGACAAGCTTGAAAAAGTCCAGTTAGGCCAGGGAATCGGCGTATCCGGAGGCGCCATGAGCGGCAGGATCGTATTTTCCCTGGAAGAGATCGACGGCTTCAGACGGCTGGACCCGGATACCAGCCTGATTTTGCTTCGCAATGACACTGTACCCGATGACATCCTGGAAATTGACGCGGCTGACGGCATATTGACCGCCAGGGGGGGACTGACCTCCCATGCCGCCGTGGTGGCATACAATCTTGACAAAACCTGCGTGGTGGGGTGCAAAAATCTGATCTGCAATGAAGAGGCAGGTTTTTGTGAACTCAATGACGTAAAACTGAATACAGGGGATTTTATCAGTCTGGACGGCCATAAAGGCATTGTCTACCAGGGACAGATGAAAATCAGTAACCATTTAACCTCAATCTAA
- a CDS encoding DUF2892 domain-containing protein: MKMENYIRAIAGSFVLITVLLGWLVSPYWYLFTAFVGINLLQSAFTGFCPMENILEKVFKIPR, from the coding sequence ATGAAAATGGAAAATTATATCCGTGCCATTGCCGGAAGTTTTGTTCTGATCACCGTGTTGTTGGGATGGCTGGTTTCGCCCTATTGGTATTTGTTTACGGCTTTTGTGGGGATAAATCTTTTGCAGTCCGCATTTACCGGATTCTGCCCCATGGAGAATATTCTGGAAAAGGTTTTTAAGATCCCCCGGTGA
- a CDS encoding methyl-accepting chemotaxis protein, with product MVSEKSGRRTSILFKTSSVCGIIILILLAFNSFLAIRLESSLTDNMIQVFSSNQKTALEKATERMKKSLETDMKVNLEICTSVTRGFLYNFDQEELFKLLSSYLKLDGIVAIKVLDADNKPFGAAWKAPAITMGEALPDTAKVDEKLSIVQDALQDGNKVGSVRLYYTDALVKENIKDRETNTQGQIQAFKTMAQKNIGTGIKRQIAIAAVIIVALIVTLVICLRIFVIRPINGTIAMIRDIAQGEGDLTRRLKSRSQDEIGELATWFNRFIENLQNLIRDVSDNATTINQASTEFSSLSERMNSQVEGLSDRSVTIARAADDMSSNMTSVATAMEEASSNITTMATASEEMSSTINEIDRNAEKAKNITNNAVSQTQQAADEVNELGEAAETIGKVVETINDISKQVNLLALNATIEAARAGEAGKGFAVVANEIKGLAGQTSEASDAIKEQILGIQESSGKTVEAIAGISGIVSEIDTIVATIATAVEEQTAATREISENIARTSAGIMEVNENISQGSSASQEMAGNIGEIKESAGSLSSSSHNVKTNADNLSELGDHLAGLMGKFKV from the coding sequence ATGGTCTCAGAGAAATCCGGGCGGCGGACAAGTATTTTGTTTAAGACTTCGTCTGTCTGCGGCATCATTATTCTTATCCTTTTAGCATTCAATAGTTTCCTTGCGATCCGGCTTGAATCCAGCCTGACCGATAATATGATACAGGTGTTTTCCTCTAACCAGAAAACAGCCTTGGAAAAGGCCACCGAGCGGATGAAAAAATCACTTGAGACAGATATGAAGGTCAACCTTGAAATCTGTACGAGCGTGACCCGGGGATTTTTGTACAACTTCGATCAGGAGGAGCTATTCAAGCTTTTATCCAGTTATTTAAAGCTGGACGGCATTGTCGCCATCAAGGTCCTGGACGCCGACAATAAGCCCTTTGGAGCGGCCTGGAAAGCCCCTGCCATCACAATGGGAGAGGCGCTTCCGGACACGGCCAAGGTGGACGAAAAATTGTCCATTGTGCAGGATGCCCTCCAGGACGGCAATAAGGTGGGCAGCGTCCGGCTCTATTACACAGATGCCCTGGTAAAGGAAAATATCAAAGACCGTGAGACCAATACCCAGGGACAAATTCAGGCCTTCAAAACCATGGCCCAAAAAAATATCGGCACAGGCATCAAACGACAAATCGCTATTGCCGCCGTGATTATCGTGGCTCTGATCGTCACGTTGGTGATCTGCCTGAGAATCTTCGTGATCCGGCCCATTAACGGCACCATTGCCATGATACGGGACATTGCCCAGGGAGAGGGGGATCTGACCCGGCGCCTAAAGAGCAGGAGCCAGGATGAAATCGGGGAATTAGCCACCTGGTTTAACCGGTTTATTGAAAACCTCCAGAATCTAATCAGGGATGTGTCGGACAATGCCACTACAATAAACCAGGCATCCACGGAATTTTCTTCCTTATCGGAGCGTATGAACAGTCAGGTCGAAGGACTGTCTGACCGATCCGTCACCATAGCCCGGGCCGCAGACGATATGAGTTCAAACATGACCTCTGTGGCGACGGCCATGGAAGAGGCCTCATCCAATATCACCACGATGGCCACGGCCTCGGAAGAGATGTCGTCTACCATCAACGAAATTGACCGCAATGCAGAAAAAGCAAAAAACATTACGAACAACGCTGTTTCCCAAACCCAGCAGGCTGCCGATGAAGTCAACGAACTGGGTGAGGCTGCGGAAACCATCGGCAAGGTGGTCGAGACCATCAACGATATTTCCAAGCAGGTTAATCTTCTGGCCCTGAACGCAACCATAGAGGCGGCAAGGGCCGGTGAAGCCGGAAAGGGTTTCGCCGTGGTCGCCAACGAGATCAAGGGACTGGCCGGCCAGACCTCCGAAGCTTCGGATGCCATCAAAGAACAGATTTTGGGCATTCAGGAGTCCAGCGGCAAGACCGTGGAAGCCATTGCCGGCATCTCAGGCATAGTATCGGAGATCGATACCATTGTGGCCACCATTGCCACGGCGGTGGAAGAACAAACCGCAGCCACCCGGGAAATTTCGGAAAATATTGCCCGGACGTCCGCGGGCATCATGGAGGTCAACGAGAATATTTCCCAAGGCTCTTCAGCCTCCCAGGAGATGGCCGGAAATATCGGGGAGATCAAGGAAAGCGCCGGCAGCCTGTCCTCTTCCAGCCACAACGTCAAAACCAATGCAGACAACCTCTCTGAGCTTGGTGATCACCTGGCCGGCTTGATGGGGAAGTTCAAAGTTTAA